In a genomic window of Sulfurisphaera tokodaii str. 7:
- a CDS encoding precorrin-2 dehydrogenase/sirohydrochlorin ferrochelatase family protein, producing the protein MIFVNTHTFIPLYLNLIDLNVLVIGGGKVGTKRALNFYEHGAKVTVVSLNFSEELLNYKDKISLIKKDANDLDSNFLANFDIIITATNDKNINSKLCHEAKKLKKLCNNPTNIEESSFIVPIYYTDNELSIAVTTFGKSSLSSKYIIELIRKNILSDEIYELVKVMETVKELLKSEINDPSKRFTYYSKIFNDEIFRNYIKEKKLDLAIDRAKVIINE; encoded by the coding sequence ATGATATTTGTGAACACTCACACTTTCATTCCATTATACCTTAATCTGATTGACCTTAATGTCTTAGTTATAGGCGGAGGAAAAGTAGGGACTAAAAGAGCTTTAAACTTTTATGAACATGGAGCTAAAGTTACTGTTGTAAGTTTAAATTTCTCAGAAGAATTATTAAACTATAAGGATAAAATTTCATTAATAAAAAAGGATGCAAATGATTTAGATTCAAACTTTTTAGCGAACTTTGATATCATTATTACTGCTACAAATGATAAAAATATTAACAGTAAATTATGTCATGAAGCAAAAAAATTAAAAAAGTTATGTAATAATCCTACTAATATAGAAGAATCTAGTTTTATAGTACCTATATACTATACAGATAATGAACTCTCAATAGCTGTTACTACTTTCGGCAAATCTAGCTTATCATCAAAATACATTATCGAACTTATTCGTAAAAATATTCTTAGTGATGAAATTTATGAACTAGTAAAAGTAATGGAAACAGTCAAAGAGTTACTTAAATCAGAAATAAATGATCCTTCAAAAAGGTTTACATATTATAGTAAAATATTTAATGATGAAATTTTTAGAAATTATATAAAAGAAAAGAAATTAGATTTAGCAATAGATAGAGCAAAGGTGATTATAAATGAGTGA